In a genomic window of Drosophila takahashii strain IR98-3 E-12201 chromosome 3L, DtakHiC1v2, whole genome shotgun sequence:
- the MYPT-75D gene encoding protein phosphatase 1 regulatory subunit 16A isoform X1, giving the protein MIKGILIQRKSQEDASYAKQLKMEHADLVAEMQTVESLPTHERLQLARLRRAQQLKLSRQKDKEWAKLQRAKGNTASGGSGSGSGSVGNALMNGNGDTTHHFRHANGSGTLSGRRHISFENSVVLLEAASRNDMPEVAALLQHGITPDAANEDGLTAMHQACIDNNVEMLQLLLEYGANVDAQDSDKWTPLHAAATCGHLELVRILIRNGANLLAVNTDGNMPYDLCDDENTLDFIEGEMAQRGVTQELIDETRSSTERIMLRDLMELVRTGGDLEEPDYQCATPLHIAAANGYVRVVEFLLEQHVNVDAMDKDLWTPVHAAACWGHLEVLEMLAQCGADLNVRNKDDETPSDICEDPEIRERIEQLKTEQESKRLAEAQRRRVRRSQSNNTRAQSVRRTSLRDKTLTTKKDAVEETRLRLQAQEATDSEAPSAGADPLTNGYGYGNNNGEKRPSTGSSNGQLLPHSKSADALDNATMASATTTHSYPSRRPPDGRENDELLRLKAAGAAGEVQRATSAAAVILTEKGTAASAEAVQIQSSKEAANGKINVQVTVLVDTNSTHHHQQHQQQQQHVLLLQQHQQHQQQQQQQQQQQHVTLDGYSATLANLKKQRSLSRTANVLNNFELSSQTTSNTHPIAAATAIATSTNGSVLGAGGSSSNNNNNNLSTSNNNNNGSAPISTQPTTMGGHMGPGSLLSDFEVSSPAGSSLNKFSGITGDVVTDSTSSSRRCCVLM; this is encoded by the exons ATGATCAAGGGCATTCTGATACAGCGCAAGAGCCAGGAGGATGCCAGCTACGCCAAGCAGCTCAAGATGGAGCACGCCGATCTGGTGGCCGAGATGCAGACGGTGGAGAGCCTGCCCACCCACGAGAGGCTCCAGCTGGCCAGACT ACGTCGTGCCCAGCAGCTCAAGTTGTCCCGGCAGAAGGACAAGGAGTGGGCCAAGTTGCAGCGGGCGAAGGGCAACACGGCGAGCGGAGGCAGCGGAAGCGGAAGCGGATCGGTGGGCAACGCGCTGATGAACGGCAATGGAGATACCACGCACCACTTCCGGCACGCCAATGGGTCGGGCACTTTGAGCGGCAGGCGGCACATATCCTTCGAGAACAGTGTGGTGCTCCTGGAGGCCGCGTCCCGCAACGACATGCCCGAGGTGGCGGCCCTCCTGCAGCACGGAATCACGCCGGATGCCGCCAACGAGGACGGGCTGACGGCGATGCACCAGGCCTGCATCGATAACAACGTCGAGATGCTGCAGCTCCTGCTGGAGTACGGTGCGAATGTGGATGCGCAGGACAGTGATAAGTGGACGCCCCTCCATGCGGCCGCCACCTGCGGCCACCTCGAGCTCGTGCGCATCCTCATCCGGAACGGCGCCAATCTGCTGGCGGTCAACACCGACGGCAACATGCCCTACGACCTGTGCGACGACGAGAACACCTTGGACTTTATCGAGGGCGAGATGGCGCAGCGGGGCGTCACCCAGGAGCTGATCGATGAGACGCGCTCCTCCACGGAGCGGATTATGCTGCGGGACCTGATGGAGCTGGTCCGCACCGGAGGCGATTTGGAGGAGCCGGACTACCAGTGTGCAACACCC CTTCACATAGCCGCTGCCAATGGATATGTCCGTGTCGTTGAGTTTTTGTTGGAACAACATGTCAACGTGGATGCTATGGACAAGGATCTGTGGACTCCGGTTCACGCCGCCGCCTGTTGGGGTCAT cTTGAGGTGCTGGAGATGCTGGCTCAGTGTGGTGCTGATTTAAATGTTCGCAACAAGGACGATGAGACGCCCTCAG ATATCTGTGAGGATCCCGAGATCAGGGAGCGTATCGAGCAGCTGAAGACGGAGCAGGAGAGCAAACGACTGGCCGAGGCGCAGCGACGACGCGTTCGACGCTCACAAAGCAACAATACTAG AGCCCAATCAGTGCGACGTACTAGTTTGCGGGACAAAACGCTGACAACCAAAAAGGATGCCGTCGAGGAGACGCGTCTGCGTCTGCAGGCCCAGGAGGCGACGGACTCGGAGGCTCCCTCCGCGGGCGCAGATCCCCTGACCAATGGCTACGGCtacggcaacaacaacggcgaGAAGCGACCCTCGACGGGCAGTTCGAATGGCCAACTGCTGCCGCACTCCAAGTCCGCCGATGCGCTGGACAATGCCACGATGGCATCGGCCACCACCACACATTCCTATCCATCGCGTCGTCCGCCGGACGGGCGGGAGAACGACGAGCTGCTCCGCCTGAAGGCCGCCGGTGCCGCGGGCGAAGTGCAGCGGGCCACCTCGGCGGCGGCCGTGATTCTCACCGAGAAGGGAACGGCGGCCAGTGCCGAGGCCGTTCAGATCCAATCGTCCAAGGAGGCTGCCAACGGCAAGATCAACGTCCAGGTCACCGTCCTTGTGG ACACCAACAGCACGCACCAccatcagcaacatcagcagcagcagcaacatgtgctgctgttgcagcaacaccagcaacatcagcagcagcaacagcaacagcagcagcagcaacatgttaCCTTGGACGGCTATAGTGCCACATTGGCCAATCTGAAGAAGCAACGCTCGCTTTCACGCACCGCCAATGTACTCAATAATTTCGAACTGTCATCCCAAACAACCAGCAATACCCATCCAATTGCAGCCGCAACTGCAATTGCAACATCCACTAATGGTTCTGTTTTAGGAgccggcggcagcagcagcaacaacaacaacaacaaccttagcaccagcaacaacaacaacaatggatcAGCCCCGATCTCGACGCAACCAACGACGATGGGTGGTCACATGGGTCCCGGAAGCCTGCTGTCCGACTTCGAGGTTTCCTCGCCGGCAGGAAGCTCTCTAAACAAGTTCAGCGGCATCACCGGCGATGTGGTCACCGATAGCACCAGTTCCAGTCGCAGATGCTGCGTCCTGATGTAG
- the MYPT-75D gene encoding protein phosphatase 1 regulatory subunit 16A isoform X2, with protein sequence MIKGILIQRKSQEDASYAKQLKMEHADLVAEMQTVESLPTHERLQLARLRRAQQLKLSRQKDKEWAKLQRAKGNTASGGSGSGSGSVGNALMNGNGDTTHHFRHANGSGTLSGRRHISFENSVVLLEAASRNDMPEVAALLQHGITPDAANEDGLTAMHQACIDNNVEMLQLLLEYGANVDAQDSDKWTPLHAAATCGHLELVRILIRNGANLLAVNTDGNMPYDLCDDENTLDFIEGEMAQRGVTQELIDETRSSTERIMLRDLMELVRTGGDLEEPDYQCATPLHIAAANGYVRVVEFLLEQHVNVDAMDKDLWTPVHAAACWGHLEVLEMLAQCGADLNVRNKDDETPSDICEDPEIRERIEQLKTEQESKRLAEAQRRRVRRSQSNNTRAQSVRRTSLRDKTLTTKKDAVEETRLRLQAQEATDSEAPSAGADPLTNGYGYGNNNGEKRPSTGSSNGQLLPHSKSADALDNATMASATTTHSYPSRRPPDGRENDELLRLKAAGAAGEVQRATSAAAVILTEKGTAASAEAVQIQSSKEAANGKINVQVTVLVGAGGSSSNNNNNNLSTSNNNNNGSAPISTQPTTMGGHMGPGSLLSDFEVSSPAGSSLNKFSGITGDVVTDSTSSSRRCCVLM encoded by the exons ATGATCAAGGGCATTCTGATACAGCGCAAGAGCCAGGAGGATGCCAGCTACGCCAAGCAGCTCAAGATGGAGCACGCCGATCTGGTGGCCGAGATGCAGACGGTGGAGAGCCTGCCCACCCACGAGAGGCTCCAGCTGGCCAGACT ACGTCGTGCCCAGCAGCTCAAGTTGTCCCGGCAGAAGGACAAGGAGTGGGCCAAGTTGCAGCGGGCGAAGGGCAACACGGCGAGCGGAGGCAGCGGAAGCGGAAGCGGATCGGTGGGCAACGCGCTGATGAACGGCAATGGAGATACCACGCACCACTTCCGGCACGCCAATGGGTCGGGCACTTTGAGCGGCAGGCGGCACATATCCTTCGAGAACAGTGTGGTGCTCCTGGAGGCCGCGTCCCGCAACGACATGCCCGAGGTGGCGGCCCTCCTGCAGCACGGAATCACGCCGGATGCCGCCAACGAGGACGGGCTGACGGCGATGCACCAGGCCTGCATCGATAACAACGTCGAGATGCTGCAGCTCCTGCTGGAGTACGGTGCGAATGTGGATGCGCAGGACAGTGATAAGTGGACGCCCCTCCATGCGGCCGCCACCTGCGGCCACCTCGAGCTCGTGCGCATCCTCATCCGGAACGGCGCCAATCTGCTGGCGGTCAACACCGACGGCAACATGCCCTACGACCTGTGCGACGACGAGAACACCTTGGACTTTATCGAGGGCGAGATGGCGCAGCGGGGCGTCACCCAGGAGCTGATCGATGAGACGCGCTCCTCCACGGAGCGGATTATGCTGCGGGACCTGATGGAGCTGGTCCGCACCGGAGGCGATTTGGAGGAGCCGGACTACCAGTGTGCAACACCC CTTCACATAGCCGCTGCCAATGGATATGTCCGTGTCGTTGAGTTTTTGTTGGAACAACATGTCAACGTGGATGCTATGGACAAGGATCTGTGGACTCCGGTTCACGCCGCCGCCTGTTGGGGTCAT cTTGAGGTGCTGGAGATGCTGGCTCAGTGTGGTGCTGATTTAAATGTTCGCAACAAGGACGATGAGACGCCCTCAG ATATCTGTGAGGATCCCGAGATCAGGGAGCGTATCGAGCAGCTGAAGACGGAGCAGGAGAGCAAACGACTGGCCGAGGCGCAGCGACGACGCGTTCGACGCTCACAAAGCAACAATACTAG AGCCCAATCAGTGCGACGTACTAGTTTGCGGGACAAAACGCTGACAACCAAAAAGGATGCCGTCGAGGAGACGCGTCTGCGTCTGCAGGCCCAGGAGGCGACGGACTCGGAGGCTCCCTCCGCGGGCGCAGATCCCCTGACCAATGGCTACGGCtacggcaacaacaacggcgaGAAGCGACCCTCGACGGGCAGTTCGAATGGCCAACTGCTGCCGCACTCCAAGTCCGCCGATGCGCTGGACAATGCCACGATGGCATCGGCCACCACCACACATTCCTATCCATCGCGTCGTCCGCCGGACGGGCGGGAGAACGACGAGCTGCTCCGCCTGAAGGCCGCCGGTGCCGCGGGCGAAGTGCAGCGGGCCACCTCGGCGGCGGCCGTGATTCTCACCGAGAAGGGAACGGCGGCCAGTGCCGAGGCCGTTCAGATCCAATCGTCCAAGGAGGCTGCCAACGGCAAGATCAACGTCCAGGTCACCGTCCTTGTGG GAgccggcggcagcagcagcaacaacaacaacaacaaccttagcaccagcaacaacaacaacaatggatcAGCCCCGATCTCGACGCAACCAACGACGATGGGTGGTCACATGGGTCCCGGAAGCCTGCTGTCCGACTTCGAGGTTTCCTCGCCGGCAGGAAGCTCTCTAAACAAGTTCAGCGGCATCACCGGCGATGTGGTCACCGATAGCACCAGTTCCAGTCGCAGATGCTGCGTCCTGATGTAG
- the LOC108065010 gene encoding uncharacterized protein: MEALAKYRYSLVAGSCAAGGSFFGKLPSHLSAQKLLGTSDPSDSSYLEIALLRVLPLVLMIICNVSNLRCFLKALQMTEQTITCVVLTAASNYVLSFILGALVYREPLTALSGIGITLILAGLWFLCDGGAVESLKKDIEKEK; this comes from the exons atggagGCCCTggcaaaatatcgatatagcTTGGTAGCTGGGTCCTGTGCCGCTGGGGGAAGCTTTTTTGGTAAACTTCCCAGCCACCTCAGCGCACAGAAATTACTGGGCACTTCAGATCCTTCAGATTCTTCTTATTTGg aaattgCTTTACTGCGCGTTCTTCCATTGGTGCTAATGATAATCTGCAATGTTAGCAACTTACGTTGCTTCTTAAAAGCTCTGCAAATGACTGAACAAACTATCACCTGCGTTGTTTTAACTGCCGCCTCTAATTATGTCTTGTCG tttattttaggaGCACTGGTTTATCGGGAACCACTGACAGCATTATCTGGCATTGGCATAACACTAATTCTAGCCGGTCTTTGGTTCCTTTGTGACGGAGGGGCTGTCGAGTCCTTGAAAAAGGATATAGAAAAGgagaaatag
- the Capr gene encoding caprin homolog translates to MPSAANTATATTATAATANNNNASKEKRSSISSLGGSGIAGGAAATNGQNNNKEGSQTDLASSSSTNNNASNGNAAKSKAPAAAAAIEPYNPLKQLLVTIEHKIRNLEKRKTKLESYRAIQSTGKELSGDQASAVAKYDAVLANLEFARELAKHIQQQSKEAEKEQKKQARKDNLAKTIAETTKIREVLIIQNVLSCFNDEQVRSDFLTGENGAKKLDSSELDVLEKFCLETQTRRPETADDVSFITTAQKSAELFSSTINARPKSFGDVTFEKLRTLFQQIQDSGYLDKYYLVPLADNAVANSTDSGTGSGDGEGGDLLIDGSGELDTELPSEPSARNSLEEGLDKLHLGVQAELEQHPQHHQQQQERPGHLLLEQQHQRAPSLELQQQQNLVVQQQQPPQVYQAAPPAGGTTTPVHVMYAPAPPPQQQQQQGQQQPPHPHQLLSSPVNLQALQTGPAAPPPQQQQPHPTHFAPNVRAVEQNYFKQPPPHPQAPGLQATPTPQQQQFMQQLRPLAEVLGTGSFHFLQDSELDNPEALAPPPPTNQGLVFEQQPQQQPNHVEEPPQAIQTLTFTNQSFPSQQPKQQAPPPPQQQQLFSPVLIHEQRQQQQPQQPQPMLIMPRLPTQQPQQPAPQGIGMQPGDVTSVFPYENAVVSYEQQIQQQLKQQQQQQQHQQQQLEEPSSVNTSSSVGAGGDVENNEWHARNNDTNAAATAALTNVLKGEATPPAPPTKWSSEMNAMSSAASNGSSNTSHKQEWATPRDHSAGGGGNGGYADNEGNSHWNSSQGEGRRNSGNYQRRGGERDNRDNRDQGGRGDERRNGNYRSRQYGNSSNPNGRNSGNSGVYFRNNESGNGGGNSYYQNGGGGGGGGTYNKESRYESSGGGGGGGSYRGQRGGNQQRNVNGSYGGGRPMGDRGRGGAGNQGGGGGGGGYINRQNQSQRMPLGLENKN, encoded by the exons ATGCCTTCGGCTGCAAATACCGCTACTGCTACCACCGCTACCGCTGCAactgccaacaacaacaacgccagcAAGGAGAAGCGCTCCTCAATCAGTTCGCTGGGCGGATCGGGAATCGCCGGAGGAGCTGCTGCGACCAAtggccaaaacaacaacaaagaggGCAGCCAAACGGatttggccagcagcagcagcaccaacaACAATGCGAGCAATGGAAACGCTGCCAAATCGAAGGCgcccgctgctgccgccgccatAGAGCCGTATAATCCGCTGAAGCAGCTGCTGGTGACCATCGAGCACAAGATCCGGAACCTGGAGAAGCGCAAG ACCAAACTGGAGTCCTATCGCGCCATACAGAGCACCGGCAAGGAACTGAGCGGCGACCAGGCTTCGGCAGTGGCCAAATACGATGCGGTCTTGGCCAATCTGGAATTTGCCCGCGAGCTGGCCAAGCATATTCAGCAGCAGTCCAAGGAGGCCGAAAAGGAGCAGAAGAAGCAGGCGCGCAAG GACAACCTGGCGAAGACAATTGCTGAGACGACCAAGATCCGTGAGGTTCTGATCATCCAGAACGTGCTCAGCTGCTTCAACGATGAACAAGTGCGCAGCGACTTCTTAACCGGCGAAAACGGAGCGAAAAAATTGGACAGCAGCGAACTGGATGTGCTGGAGAAATT CTGCTTGGAGACGCAAACTCGACGCCCGGAGACCGCTGACGATGTTAGCTTTATCACTACTGCCCAGAAATCCGCTGAACTGTTTTCTTCGACCATCAATGCTCGTCCCAAGTCCTTTGGCGATGTGACCTTCGAGAAGTTGCGAACGCTCTTCCAGCAGATCCAGGACTCTGGCTACTTGGACAAGTACTATCTAGTGCCGCTGGCCGATAACGCGGTGGCCAACAGCACGGATAGTGGCACCGGGAGCGGCGACGGCGAGGGCGGTGACTTGTTGATCGATGGCTCTGGCGAACTCGACACGGAACTGCCATCGGAGCCATCGGCTCGCAATTCGTTGGAGGAGGGATTGGATAAGTTGCACCTGGGAGTGCAGGCGGAACTGGAGCAGCATCCAcagcaccaccagcaacagcaggagcGTCCGGGTCATCTGCTActggagcagcagcaccagcgaGCTCCTTCTCTGGagcttcagcagcagcagaacttggtggtgcagcagcagcagccacctcAAGTCTACCAGGCAGCTCCTCCGGCCGGAGGCACCACCACGCCAGTGCATGTTATGTACGCTCCTGCGCCGcctccccagcagcagcagcagcagggacAACAGCAGCCGCCACATCCTCACCAGCTGTTGAGCAGCCCTGTGAATCTCCAGGCCTTGCAGACGGGACCCGCAGCTCCGCcgccacaacaacagcagccgcaTCCCACTCACTTTGCCCCCAATGTGCGTGCCGTGGAGCAGAACTACTTCAAGCAGCCACCTCCGCATCCGCAGGCTCCTGGATTGCAGGCGACACCGacgccacagcagcagcagtttaTGCAGCAGCTGCGTCCTTTGGCGGAGGTCTTGGGCACAGGAAGCTTCCACTTTCTGCAGGACAGTGAACTGGACAATCCTGAGGCTTTAGCCCCACCACCGCCTACCAATCAGGGATTGGTATTcgagcagcagccgcagcagcagcccaaCCATGTCGAAGAACCACCGCAGGCCATACAAACGCTGACCTTCACCAACCAGTCGTTCCCATCGCAGCAGCCCAAGCAGcaggctcctcctcctccgcagcagcagcagctcttcTCCCCCGTGCTGATTCACGAACAacgtcagcagcagcaaccacagCAGCCGCAGCCCATGTTGATTATGCCGCGTCTGCCCACACAGCAGCCTCAGCAGCCGGCTCCTCAGGGAATTGGCATGCAGCCGGGCGATGTGACCTCAGTATTTCCGTACGAAAATGCTGTGGTCTCCTATGAGCAGCAGATCCAGCAGCAGCtgaaacagcaacagcagcagcaacaacatcagcagcagcaactggaaGAGCCTTCGTCTGTAAACACCTCCTCGAGTGTGGGCGCCGGTGGAGATGTGGAGAACAATGAGTGGCATGCTCGTAACAACGACACGAACGCAGCAGCCACAGCTGCACTAACGAATGTGCTCAAAGGCGAGGCCACGCCCCCGGCACCGCCCACCAAGTGGAGCTCGGAGATGAATGCCATGAGCAGCGCCGCCTCGaatggcagcagcaacaccagccaCAAGCAGGAGTGGGCCACGCCCAGGGACCACAGCGCTGGCGGCGGTGGCAACGGCGGTTATGCGGACAACGAGGGCAACAGCCACTGGAACAGCTCGCAAGGCGAGGGACGTCGCAACTCGGGCAACTACCAGCGACGCGGCGGAGAGCGCGATAACCGGGATAACCGCGATCAGGGAGGACGAGGCGACGAGCGGCGCAACGGCAACTACCGGTCGCGTCAGTACGGCAACTCATCGAACCCCAACGGACGCAACTCTGGCAACAGCGGCGTGTACTTCCGCAACAACGAGTCGGGCAATGGTGGAGGCAACAGCTACTACCAGaatggaggaggcggcggcggcggtggcactTACAACAAGGAGTCGCGCTACGAGTCctctggcggcggcggcggcggtggaagCTACCGCGGCCAGCGCGGTGGCAACCAGCAGAGGAATGTTAATGGTTCGTACGGAGGCGGCAGGCCCATGGGCGATCGTGGGCGCGGCGGAGCGGGCAACCAGggaggcggtggcggcggcggcggctacATAAACCGCCAGAACCAGTCGCAACGCATGCCTCTTGGACTGGAGAATAAAAACTGA
- the GNBP2 gene encoding gram-negative bacteria-binding protein 2: MGWKTLPCVLLLIASHQILGFKVPSVDFEMLDEKGFEVSIPDEPGIERVFYMLQIDDTCPALMDYITEAVNGSWVSKQKTSLHNNDKLQISMLVQYNEEIFEKSETIVIINKRVLTTRDSSSRGITFPSGEGECQALLQSKQETKRCKPAQTIVSNGRHTCQGELIFEDNFSEAQLNRTTWKHDIRQRMYHVEEELVAFDDAARNSFVKEGELHIVPIVASEVTDGSFKLGDRCTAIESPDQECNIAHGSFYTIKPPVFSAQIHTRNSFSFKFGKIVVRAKLPKGDWLFPYLMLQPVSTYAETHYAKQLRIAYARGNANLRTKQGDDISGNHLYGGSVAWHHGNAVQFLKDRLSQTHYGDDFHNYTMIWQRDKITLMVDEEVYGELYDGLPFFNEKCFIIFGVTVGGFLNFDDNLLAKDVKPYKNREPRAALSFWQHRDAWAPTWGRQSAMIIDFVRVYAE; this comes from the exons ATGGGGTGGAAAACTCTTCCATGCGTGTTGCTGCTTATTGCAAGCCATCAAATATTGGGGTTTAAAGTCCCCAGCGttgattttgaaatgctagatGAAAAAGGATTTGAGGTGTCCATACCAG ATGAACCTGGCATAGAGCGGGTATTCTACATGCTCCAAATAGACGACACCTGTCCGGCTCTAATGGACTATATTACGGAGGCCGTAAACGGAAGCTGGGTTTCCAAGCAGAAAACAAGTCTCCACAACAACGACAAACTTCAGATATCAATGCTGGTGCAATACAATGAGGAGATTTTTGAAAAGAGTGAAACTATTGTGATTATCAACAAGCGGGTTCTGACCACCAGGGACTCCAGCTCGCGGGGCATAACCTTTCCTTCGGGAGAGGGTGAGTGTCAGGCGTTGCTGCAATCAAAACAGGAAACCAAACGCTGCAAACCCGCCCAAACCATCGTCAGCAATGGTCGCCACACCTGCCAGGGTGAGCTCATCTTCGAGGATAACTTTTCGGAGGCACAGCTGAACAGAACCACCTGGAAGCATGATATCCG gCAGCGCATGTACCATGTGGAAGAGGAGCTGGTGGCCTTCGACGATGCCGCCCGAAACTCCTTTGTTAAAGAAGGCGAGCTCCACATCGTTCCCATCGTGGCCAGTGAGGTTACTGATGGCAGTTTCAAGCTGGGAGATCGCTGTACAGCAATCGAGAGTCCGGATCAGGAGTGCAATATTGCCCACGGCAGTTTCTATACCATTAAACCTCCAGTTTTTTCCGCTCAAATTCACACCCGAAATtcgtttagttttaaattcgGGAAGATCGTCGTTAGAGCTAAGTTGCCTAAGGGTGATTGGCTGTTTCCCT acctGATGCTTCAACCAGTTTCCACTTACGCAGAGACTCACTATGCCAAACAGTTGC GAATCGCATACGCCCGAGGCAACGCTAATTTGCGCACTAAGCAAGGAGATGATATCTCCGGGAATCATCTGTATGGTGGCAGTGTGGCTTGGCATCATGGAAATGCCGTTCAGTTTCTAAAAGATCGGCTGAGCCAGACGCACTACGGCGATGATTTCCACAACTATACCATGATTTGGCAACGGGATAAGATAACGCTGATGGTGGATGAGGAGGTCTACGGAGAACTTTACGATGGACTGCCATTCTTCAACGAGAAgtgctttattatttttggagtAACAGTAGGAGGCTTTCTCAATTTCGATGACAATTTACTGGCCAAGGATGTCAAACCTTATAAGAACAGGGAACCACGGGCAGCCCTCTCTTTTTGGCAACATCGCGATGCTTGGGCCCCCACTTGGGGACGACAGAGCGCCATGATCATAGATTTTGTAAGGGTTTATGCGGAAtaa
- the GNBP1 gene encoding gram-negative bacteria-binding protein 1, which translates to MLGLCLGIALLLGFGLTNCYKIPSPTVELLENGFSVSIPDEEGVKVVAFNVNRNRNFTSFINEGQYNVRLTEPQNGRWTSNFSSVPLRAQDVLYLWTSVQHLKAVYQDLAQPLTVCNLGGNYRPRGCSPNDDDFTDDNVLSTEGSTPDSSAPSVCEPSETQVSPQISAPICKGQLLFEETFDQLNESLWIHDVRLPLDSKDAEFVLYDGKARAQDGHLVIEPLLWSSYRPDLSIANSRLDLSERCTGTHNRLKECTLHSMGSGPSGIMPPIVTPRINTKETFAFQYGRIEIRAKLPKGDWIVPLLLLEPLTEWYGQSGYESGQLRVALARGNSVLRMPRGKLVDGRSLYGGPVLSTDAHQREDLWLSKRKISHFGDDFHTYSLDWSSNRLLFSVDGQVYGEMLNGFTELNENPRWKQGGPMAPFDRMFYISLGLSVGGFGDFVDNLRTASYEKPWTNYHPQAKLQFHQAQDQWLPTWKQPSLKIDFIRVFAN; encoded by the exons ATGCTAGGATTGTGCTTGGGAATAGCCCTGCTACTTGGTTTTGGACTAACCAATTGCTACAAGATCCCTTCACCAACGGTGGAGCTTCTGGAGAATGGTTTTAGCGTATCTATTCCAG ATGAAGAAGGCGTCAAAGTGGTGGCTTTCAATGTGAATCGCAATCGAAATTTCACTTCCTTTATTAACGAGGGACAGTACAATGTGAGATTAACAGAGCCCCAGAACGGCAGATGGACTAGTAATTTCAGTTCGGTGCCCCTGAGGGCCCAGGATGTCCTATATCTTTGGACGAGTGTGCAGCATCTGAAGGCTGTGTACCAGGATCTGGCGCAACCCTTGACGGTCTGTAATCTAGGTGGAAATTATCGACCCAGAGGTTGTTCCCCCAATGATGATGATTTCACGGATGACAATGTATTGAGTACTGAAGGCAGTACTCCGGATTCTTCAGCTCCCTCCGTCTGTGAACCCTCTGAAACTCAGGTTTCGCCACAAATCAGTGCTCCCATCTGTAAGGGGCAACTTTTGTTTGAGGAGACATTCGACCAGCTGAATGAATCCCTGTGGATACACGATGTGCGCCTGCCATTGGACTCCAAGGATGCGGAATTCGTCTTGTATGATGGGAAGGCTAGAGCTCAGGATGGGCACCTGGTGATAGAGCCGCTTCTTTGGTCCAGCTATCGTCCGGACTTGTCCATTGCCAATTCCAGACTCGACCTCTCAGAGCGTTGTACGGGAACCCACAATCGACTCAAGGAATGTACGCTGCACTCGATGGGCAGTGGACCCAGTGGAATTATGCCACCCATTGTAACGCCTCGTATTAACACCAAGGAAACCTTTGCCTTCCAATACGGACGGATTGAGATTCGGGCCAAGTTACCAAAAGGCGATTGGATA GTACCCCTCCTGCTACTTGAACCCCTGACCGAGTGGTACGGCCAATCGGGCTATGAGTCCGGGCAGCTGCGAGTGGCATTGGCCAGAGGTAACTCCGTGCTGAGGATGCCGCGAGGAAAGCTCGTGGATGGCAGATCGCTATATGGTGGTCCCGTGCTCTCCACGGATGCCCATCAAAGGGAGGACTTGTGGCTGAGCAAGCGAAAGATCTCGCACTTCGGCGATGATTTTCACACGTACAGTTTGGATTGGAGTAGCAATCGTCTGTTGTTCTCAGTCGATGGGCAAGTTTATGGAGAGATGCTAAATGGCTTTACGGAGTTGAACGAGAATCCGAGGTGGAAACAGGGCGGTCCCATGGCTCCATTCGACAGGATG TTCTACATATCTTTGGGCCTCTCTGTTGGCGGTTTTGGCGACTTTGTGGACAATCTTCGTACCGCCAGCTACGAGAAACCTTGGACGAATTACCATCCCCAGGCGAAGCTGCAGTTCCACCAGGCCCAAGATCAGTGGCTTCCTACATGGAAGCAGCCCTCTTTGAAGATCGATTTCATACGTGTCTTTGCCAACTGA
- the Sgf11 gene encoding SAGA-associated factor 11 homolog encodes MSAASMPTTAGAQGSGNQVPTTSTTILSNFRELIKEPKNLDEAANYLYQTLLDDAVAGIFIETHHLRKSGNLAALDGVPEDSTYRICEMPNLDIFGISTAKKPMDCTCPNCDRLVAAARFAPHLEKCMGMGRISSRIASRRLATKEGATSAHLHSAGNAGGTDDEDDVDWSSDKRRKKPNQNSRNNGSKKNNGKTF; translated from the coding sequence atgtcagcAGCCAGCATGCCGACAACCGCAGGAGCTCAGGGATCGGGAAATCAAGTACCCACAACCAGCACTACCATTTTAAGCAACTTCCGGGAGCTGATCAAGGAGCCGAAGAATCTCGACGAGGCGGCCAATTATCTGTACCAGACGCTGCTCGATGACGCCGTGGCCGGGATCTTCATCGAGACACACCACCTGCGAAAGTCGGGGAACCTGGCCGCCTTGGACGGAGTGCCGGAGGACTCGACTTATCGCATCTGCGAGATGCCCAACCTGGACATATTCGGCATCTCGACGGCCAAGAAGCCAATGGACTGCACCTGTCCCAACTGTGATCGCCTGGTGGCCGCCGCCCGCTTCGCCCCGCACCTGGAAAAGTGCATGGGCATGGGCCGGATATCCTCGCGGATCGCCTCCCGTCGCCTGGCCACCAAAGAGGGAGCCACATCCGCCCACCTGCACTCGGCCGGAAATGCCGGGGGCAccgacgacgaggacgacgTGGACTGGTCGTCCGATAAGCGCCGCAAGAAACCCAACCAGAACTCGCGGAACAACGGTTCCAAAAAGAACAATGGCAAAACCTTTTAG